The Rhineura floridana isolate rRhiFlo1 chromosome 15, rRhiFlo1.hap2, whole genome shotgun sequence genome window below encodes:
- the LOC133370305 gene encoding chemerin-like receptor 1: MSNTTVPTNLPVAASSLNASVIPYYDYVYDEEKFAIQETLWKRMSVFSMVIYGLAFVLGVIGNGLVIFITGFRMKKTVNTVWFLNLAIADFAFTFFLPLSIAHVALKFHWPFGLVMCKLNSTLAFLNLYASVYLLTVISIDRCISVRWPVWAQNHRTPRLASFVAFCVWILALVLCSPNIHFRDTAPSHLNENETICYSNYGNNLEQRKISHRAMIISRFIFAFIIPFSVIVICYGAIVLKLRRNRLTQSNKPFKVITAVIVAFFVCWFPYHVFSIVETAAGEYDPELHLVLLIAVPLTSSLAFINSCLNPILYVFMGHDFKERLRYSLLSAFENAFADDSSQSTTSTKAKSSEEMESQAL; this comes from the coding sequence ATGAGTAACACAACTGTGCCTACAAATCTTCCTGTTGCTGCTTCCAGTCTGAATGCTTCAGTTATTCCATATTATGACTATGTGTATGATGAAGAAAAATTTGCCATTCAAGAAACCTTGTGGAAAAGGATGAGTGTTTTCTCAATGGTAATCTACGGCCTGGCCTTTGTGCTGGGGGTCATTGGCAACGGGCTGGTCATTTTCATCACCGGCTTCCGTATGAAGAAGACGGTCAACACGGTTTGGTTCCTCAACTTGGCCATTGCTGACTTCGCCTTCACCTTCTTCCTGCCCCTGAGCATTGCCCATGTAGCCTTGAAATTTCATTGGCCATTTGGCCTGGTCATGTGCAAGCTCAACAGCACCCTCGCCTTCCTCAACCTCTATGCCAGCGTTTATCTCCTCACAGTCATCAGCATCGACCGATGTATTTCTGTGAGGTGGCCTGTGTGGGCTCAGAATCACCGGACCCCTCGGCTGGCTTCCTTTGTGGCTTTCTGTGTTTGGATCCTGGCTTTGGTGTTGTGTTCTCCAAACATCCATTTCAGGGACACTGCCCCATCCCATCTTAATGAGAATGAGACCATCTGCTACAGCAATTATGGCAACAATCTGGAGCAACGTAAGATCTCTCACCGTGCAATGATCATCAGCCGCTTCATCTTTGCCTTCATCATCCCCTTCAGCGTCATCGTCATTTGCTACGGGGCAATTGTTTTGAAGCTGAGGAGGAACCGGCTGACCCAATCAAACAAGCCCTTCAAGGTCATCACTGCAGTGATTGTAGCCTTTTTTGTCTGTTGGTTCCCCTATCATGTCTTCTCTATAGTTGAGACAGCAGCGGGAGAATATGATCCTGAGCTGCATTTGGTTTTGCTTATTGCGGTTCCATTGACGTCCAGCTTGGCTTTCATCAACAGCTGTCTCAACCCCATCCTGTATGTCTTCATGGGGCACGATTTCAAGGAGAGGCTGAGATACTCACTCCTCTCTGCATTTGAGAATGCCTTTGCTGATGACAGCAGCCAGAGCACAACAAGCACCAAGGCCAAATCTTCAGAAGAGATGGAATCCCAGGCCTTGTGA